GTGATCGAGACGCCGTACTCGACGACGATCTCCAGATCGATGGCCGCCTGTAGCTCTCCGACCTCGACACTGACCCCTCGGGTGGCGGATTTGCCACTGCCGGCGCCGGGCATCCGCTCCCGCATGGACCCCATCGAGCGGGCGAATCCGCTGCCGAGGGCATAGACGCCGAGCACGTCCCGTGCCGCCATTCCGGCGATCTTCTCCACCACCACATCGGCGACGGTCGTCCGGCCTCGAGAACCGGGCGCACCACCGTGCCTTACGCCGGTGTTCTCAGTCATCGGGATATTCCTTCCTTGAGGGGACCACCTGCGCACTCACCGTTCAGATCGTAGTCTTTTTAGTGAGTTATGACCGAATTGCGGACCGTGGGTGGGGGGTGACCGGCCGAGTGGCTCCTGTTCCGAAGACTGCCTGGCCTTGGGTCGACACCGCCCAGTACGAACTGACCCGGCGAGGCCGGCATCGCGCGGCAGGAGGGACCGACCTGTCGGTGTGTGCGACCGCGGTCCACCACGGACACACCGTCCTCCACGTGGACAACGACTTCGCGACGGTGGCCGGAGTGCTCAAGGAGGTTCAGCAGCGAGACCGCGCGGCGCGCGACCCCGCCGTCGGAGGTCGCGCGGCCGCCCCGGCTGCCGGCGGGGACCACGGGCGCTGCCCACGGGGGGTCCGGGCCCGCGGACCTGGTCGGTCCGCGTGCCCGTCGGCATGCGGTACTTGCGGGGTCCGGAGGGGAGTACGGTTGCGGCACCGAGCGCACCTCGCACGCCGTCATCGGTTTCGGCGTCGCCCTCGGGGAACGGCACAGGCCGGCCCACATCGGATCCGGCCGGAAATGAGCCGCCTCATGCCTCCAGGCTCGTACTCTCCCGCCGTCTTCCGTATCCGGACCCGCGCAGAGCGGTAGCGGATCACCGGCTTCCGGGATGCCCCCCGGGGCATTCCGGCATCTCGCCGACGGCCCTGGACCCATCAGCACGTCCGAACCGGTCAGCACGTCCGAACCGGTCAGCACGTCCGAACCGCTCAAGAGGATGCGAGACGCATGTATTCACAGGATTCGATCTCCGGCCGCCGGCGTGGCCGTCCCGAACCGAGCGCGGAGGTGCTCTCAGGACTGGCCTGCCTCATCTGCGGCACCGACTACCGGAACGCAGCCGACCCCCAGGCGGTGGTGGTCTCCCACCGCGACGACAAGCAGCTCCTCGCCTGCCACGGGACGTGCGCACGCATGGCGAGCGGGTCGGCCGACGGCCTGGACGAGACGCCGCTCCCGCTGGCCGAGCGCGTCCGCAGGCACCGGGCCGAGGGCTCCTGAGCCTGATGCCGGGCAGCCGCGACGAGCATGCCGAGAACGAAGCCAACGAAATACTGGGGAAGCCATGAGCCTGATGAGTCTCGGAGTACTTGCCTCCTCCCGCAAGGAGAACGAGTTCCGCCTGCCGTTGCACCCCGCCCACCTCGGCCGGATCGCCCCGGACGTACGCGAGAAGATCTTCCTCGAACAGGGATACGGCGAACGCTTCGGCGTCGCCGACGACGCGCTGCGACCCCTCGTGGCCGGACTGCGCCCGCGCGAGCGGATCCTCGCCGAGTGCGACATCGTGCTGCTGCCCAAACCGATGCACGACGACATCGCCGAGCTCCGCGAGGGCCAGGTGCTGTGGGGGTGGCCGCACTGCGTGCAGGACGAGAAGATGACCCAGATCGGCATCGATCGACGGCTGACCCTGATCGCCTGGGAAGCCATGAACCACTGGACCTCCACGGGCGCCTTCAGCGTCCATGTGTTCCACAAGAACAACGAGCTCGCCGGATACTGCTCGGTGCTGCACGCCCTCCAGCTCGGCGGGCTGACCGGCAGCTACGGGCGCCGCCTGCGCGCGGTGGTCATCAGCTTCGGCGCCACGGCGCGTGGAGCCGTCACGGGCCTCGGCGCCATGGGGGTCTCCGACGTCACCGTGCTCACCCAGCGTGCCGCAGCGGCGGTGGCCTCGCCGATGCCCTCGGTCGTGATGGGCCACTTCGAGGAGCAGGCGGACGATCCGTCGCGGCTACAGGCGGTCACCGCGGCCGGCGCCGTGCCGCTGGCGGAGTACCTGGCCGGGTTCGACATCATCGTCAACTGCGTCCTGCAAGACACCGACGCGCCGCTCATGTTCGTCACCGACGAGGAACTCGCCCTGTTCCGGCCGGGGACCTTCTTCGTCGACGTCGCCTGCGACGAGGGGATGGGCTTCGCATGGGCCCGTCCGACCACCTTCGGTGAGCCCATGCCCGCGGTGGGAGCGGGGTGCCACTACTACGCGGTGGATCACAGCCCGTCCCACCTGTGGAACTCCGCCAGCTGGGAGATCAGCGAGGCGCTCCTTCCCTACCTGCGCAAGGTCATGAGCGGTCCCGGGGCATGGGACACCGACGTCACGGTGAGGAAGGCCATCGAGATCCGCGACGGCGTCGTCCAGAACCCGAAGATCCTCTCCTTCCAGCACCGGTCAGCCGCCTACCCCCACCCGCCGGAGGCCCCGGCGTCCGCTCCCACCCCGCTGCTGCACCCCGCCGCGCAGCCGGCCTGACACATCCCGGACCGGGCGTGTCACTTCCTCTGCGGGGTGTCACGCGACGGCCGGGCCGGTGGCGTCGCACCGTCAGTTGCCGCCGGCCGCCTTGAACATGTAGTTCTCGGACTTCTCGCGGCTGACGTTCCAGTACGAGACCAGGGGGTTGTCGTCGATGTTGAGGAAGTCGGCCTCGTCAGGCAGCGGGACCTCGATCGGCCCGCTGTCCGCATCGGCGTTGGAGACGCGGCCCTGGAGGCTGACGGTCATCGTCTCCACGGCCTCGGTCGGCGCGCCGACCCGGAAGAGGAGCATGCCCGCGTACGCCTTCTCGCCCGGCCCGATCGTGGCTCCCTTCATCTCGGACTCCATCGGGCCGACCTGCTCCTCCCGCCCGTCGCCGAAGCGGACGATCGGGTAGCGGTACAGGGCGCATTTCTTGCCGCCGGTGTTGGTGGCCGTGAGGAGGAGGTGGCGGACCGAGTCATGTGCGTAGAGCGTGGTGGCGATCGAGATGTTCGCGTCGGTGCAGGCGGCGGTCGCCGTTTTACCGCCACCGGCGTTCCCCGACCCACCGGCGTTCCCAGACCCACCGCCCGAGTCCTGCGAACCGGCGCCCGAGTCCTGCGAGCCGGCGCCCTTGCTGCCGGACTGAGTGGAGATGGTCGCGCTCGGGGTGGCGGACGGGGTGGTGCCTGTGCCGTTGTTCGTGCCGTCCGGCTCACAGGCCGT
This Streptomyces sp. NBC_00377 DNA region includes the following protein-coding sequences:
- a CDS encoding Asp23/Gls24 family envelope stress response protein, encoding MTENTGVRHGGAPGSRGRTTVADVVVEKIAGMAARDVLGVYALGSGFARSMGSMRERMPGAGSGKSATRGVSVEVGELQAAIDLEIVVEYGVSITDVAGAVRENVISAVERMAGREVVEVNITVSDVKLPEDEDESEDRQRIQ
- a CDS encoding DUF4232 domain-containing protein — translated: MCTAHKSWKNYALGAAALTALLSATACEPDGTNNGTGTTPSATPSATISTQSGSKGAGSQDSGAGSQDSGGGSGNAGGSGNAGGGKTATAACTDANISIATTLYAHDSVRHLLLTATNTGGKKCALYRYPIVRFGDGREEQVGPMESEMKGATIGPGEKAYAGMLLFRVGAPTEAVETMTVSLQGRVSNADADSGPIEVPLPDEADFLNIDDNPLVSYWNVSREKSENYMFKAAGGN
- a CDS encoding N(5)-(carboxyethyl)ornithine synthase, with product MSLMSLGVLASSRKENEFRLPLHPAHLGRIAPDVREKIFLEQGYGERFGVADDALRPLVAGLRPRERILAECDIVLLPKPMHDDIAELREGQVLWGWPHCVQDEKMTQIGIDRRLTLIAWEAMNHWTSTGAFSVHVFHKNNELAGYCSVLHALQLGGLTGSYGRRLRAVVISFGATARGAVTGLGAMGVSDVTVLTQRAAAAVASPMPSVVMGHFEEQADDPSRLQAVTAAGAVPLAEYLAGFDIIVNCVLQDTDAPLMFVTDEELALFRPGTFFVDVACDEGMGFAWARPTTFGEPMPAVGAGCHYYAVDHSPSHLWNSASWEISEALLPYLRKVMSGPGAWDTDVTVRKAIEIRDGVVQNPKILSFQHRSAAYPHPPEAPASAPTPLLHPAAQPA